One window of the Chryseobacterium sp. CY350 genome contains the following:
- a CDS encoding recombinase family protein has product MTFKFKENCLVDGVDTSTINGRLFLNIMASLAEYERELIRERTNAGLQSARARGRLGGRPKGYTAETISKLLLLRSLYKDVSKRPEDIYKPLGLTRATFYRYAKILENHSDEEIKKMGIKK; this is encoded by the coding sequence ATCACTTTTAAGTTTAAGGAAAACTGTCTTGTAGATGGTGTAGATACTTCTACTATTAATGGTCGACTATTTCTTAATATAATGGCCTCTTTGGCTGAATATGAACGAGAGTTGATTAGAGAGCGAACCAATGCTGGATTGCAATCTGCAAGGGCAAGGGGGAGATTAGGCGGAAGACCAAAAGGTTATACTGCGGAAACAATATCCAAACTGTTATTACTACGTTCTTTATATAAAGATGTTAGTAAACGTCCTGAAGATATTTATAAACCATTAGGTCTGACCAGGGCAACATTTTATAGATATGCCAAAATTCTTGAGAATCATTCTGATGAAGAAATAAAGAAAATGGGAATTAAAAAATAA
- a CDS encoding AAA family ATPase, which produces MQLFIITGGSGVSKTTLINFLKSKGFAIVLDSARTIIKDQVNINGEGLPWKNKHLYKY; this is translated from the coding sequence ATGCAGCTATTCATTATCACAGGTGGCTCGGGTGTTAGTAAGACAACATTAATTAATTTTTTAAAAAGTAAAGGATTTGCAATTGTTCTTGACTCCGCTCGAACTATTATCAAAGATCAAGTTAATATAAATGGTGAAGGTCTCCCATGGAAAAATAAACATTTATATAAATACTAG
- a CDS encoding GNAT family N-acetyltransferase, with translation MKLNKNIRIKTDRLLLKPIEVLYIDDINEYFDSELTKYMPLNPTGDRDDIISFIQESKKGLEKNTDLVMVALDSNNQFVGCCGIHNISSESVELGLWIKKSMQGVGLGKEIIINLINFLENSFTFKYILYPVDEENIASKKIPEKLGFVPYKKISKKQKYFIIS, from the coding sequence ATGAAATTGAACAAAAATATTAGAATAAAAACAGATCGATTGTTATTGAAACCAATAGAAGTATTGTATATTGACGATATCAATGAATATTTCGATTCAGAACTTACAAAGTATATGCCTCTTAATCCGACAGGAGATAGAGATGACATTATTTCTTTCATACAAGAATCAAAAAAAGGATTGGAAAAAAATACTGACCTAGTAATGGTTGCCTTAGATTCAAATAATCAGTTTGTAGGTTGTTGCGGAATCCATAATATATCCTCAGAATCTGTAGAACTTGGCCTCTGGATCAAAAAAAGCATGCAGGGTGTTGGGTTGGGCAAAGAAATTATAATAAACCTTATTAACTTTTTAGAAAATAGTTTTACTTTCAAATATATACTCTATCCAGTTGATGAAGAAAATATAGCTAGTAAAAAAATACCAGAAAAATTAGGTTTTGTTCCTTATAAAAAAATATCAAAAAAACAAAAGTACTTCATCATTTCTTAA
- a CDS encoding helix-turn-helix transcriptional regulator, translating to MNDNDTKRLSRLAAIITQLQTTRLLTATNLAERFGVSIRTIYRDIRALEQAGVPVLTEEGKGYYMMEGYRIPPLMFTENQANALILAEQLVLKNKDQSFVKDYCDAIDKIKAILRESGKDKVNLLGERTRFDQNVNRERNSSNISELQYALTNFLLISIDYMNKENLASNRIVEPFALINTTENWLLIAWCRLRKEFRYFRLDRISKTLVMTEKFEPHRMTLQEYFDKFY from the coding sequence ATGAATGATAATGATACTAAGCGTCTTTCAAGGCTTGCAGCAATTATTACGCAGCTTCAGACAACAAGACTTTTAACAGCCACAAATCTTGCTGAGAGGTTTGGCGTAAGCATAAGAACAATATACCGTGATATCAGAGCTTTGGAGCAGGCTGGAGTTCCTGTATTGACGGAAGAGGGCAAAGGTTATTATATGATGGAAGGCTATAGAATTCCTCCACTAATGTTCACAGAAAACCAAGCGAATGCACTTATTCTTGCTGAACAATTAGTGTTAAAAAACAAAGATCAATCTTTTGTCAAAGACTATTGTGATGCAATCGACAAAATCAAAGCAATCTTGAGAGAGTCTGGGAAAGATAAAGTTAATCTATTAGGGGAGCGAACGCGATTTGATCAAAATGTCAACAGAGAGCGAAATAGCAGTAATATTTCTGAATTACAGTATGCATTAACTAATTTTTTGTTAATCAGTATTGACTATATGAACAAAGAGAATTTAGCATCAAATCGTATAGTAGAGCCATTTGCCTTAATCAATACCACCGAAAACTGGCTCCTGATTGCATGGTGTCGCTTAAGAAAAGAATTTAGATATTTTAGGTTAGACAGAATATCAAAAACTCTAGTTATGACAGAGAAATTTGAGCCACACAGGATGACTTTGCAGGAATATTTTGATAAATTTTATTAG
- a CDS encoding RidA family protein codes for MQKTSFDPWAWGKNTNSVQAVEVKQSEGTLYCSGQVAINLDGIPSSEDMRSQLVQTIANLEQLISESGYECKNIVRLNVFTTNTNDFFNTCMDIYVPFLMKHGIQQATTLLEVKGLFATLTVELEATVVK; via the coding sequence ATGCAAAAAACATCATTTGACCCGTGGGCTTGGGGTAAAAACACAAATTCAGTACAAGCGGTAGAAGTTAAGCAATCAGAAGGAACTTTATATTGTTCGGGACAAGTAGCAATCAATTTGGATGGTATTCCTAGTTCTGAAGATATGAGAAGTCAGTTAGTACAGACAATTGCTAATTTGGAGCAACTTATCAGTGAATCAGGTTATGAGTGTAAGAATATTGTTAGATTAAATGTTTTTACAACTAACACTAATGATTTTTTTAATACCTGTATGGACATTTATGTACCGTTTTTGATGAAGCACGGTATACAGCAGGCAACGACATTACTTGAAGTAAAAGGTCTTTTTGCAACCTTGACCGTGGAGCTTGAAGCAACCGTCGTTAAGTAA
- a CDS encoding Crp/Fnr family transcriptional regulator: MNIKITTEWEKYSHLFERLEIPAYTKLLSEGQFSEQAFIIIKGALRSYTNDDAPDITYQFFFEDEFFFSVESFLNGRPSLLSVETIEPSTVYSISKNNFHQIITSSDILQKQIDEFTVQTMIHFHDIATYRIEHDPEKKYLKLQKDNPRILLRVPQYYIASFLGISVKELNQVQNKYDSEKKLN; encoded by the coding sequence ATGAACATTAAGATTACTACTGAATGGGAAAAATACAGTCATTTATTTGAAAGATTAGAAATTCCCGCTTATACAAAATTATTATCAGAAGGGCAGTTTTCTGAGCAAGCATTTATAATTATAAAAGGTGCCTTGAGAAGTTATACAAATGATGATGCACCAGATATCACCTATCAATTTTTTTTTGAAGATGAATTCTTTTTTTCTGTGGAAAGTTTTCTTAATGGCAGACCGAGCTTATTAAGTGTAGAAACTATTGAACCCTCTACTGTCTATTCAATCTCTAAAAATAATTTTCACCAAATTATTACATCTTCCGATATACTACAGAAGCAAATTGATGAATTCACTGTGCAGACGATGATCCATTTTCATGATATAGCCACATACAGAATTGAACATGATCCTGAAAAGAAATATTTGAAATTACAAAAAGACAATCCCCGAATTTTATTAAGAGTTCCTCAATATTACATCGCTTCTTTTTTAGGTATATCTGTAAAGGAATTAAATCAAGTTCAGAATAAATATGATTCTGAAAAAAAACTGAACTAA
- a CDS encoding Crp/Fnr family transcriptional regulator produces MSITEELLHSMGATEEDYKPGDYIFRESGSPQFYYQVVTGDVKLNNYNRDGKEFIQNIVTCEDAFGEAMLFTEKPYPMNAIALTSCTIIKICKTTLLSYLALHPDIYMEVCKSLSERLYKKYILIQKISIHNAAERLKEVIEMMKKEKENQERYTFEVPLTRQQLASLTGLCLETTIRTIKRMEHDKMLLIKNRKIMY; encoded by the coding sequence ATGTCTATTACAGAAGAACTTCTGCACTCCATGGGAGCGACAGAAGAAGATTATAAGCCCGGAGATTATATTTTCCGTGAAAGCGGCAGCCCGCAGTTCTACTATCAGGTAGTGACAGGCGATGTGAAATTGAACAATTACAATAGGGACGGTAAAGAATTCATTCAAAATATCGTGACGTGTGAAGATGCATTTGGCGAAGCAATGCTTTTTACAGAAAAACCATATCCTATGAATGCTATTGCTTTGACTTCATGTACCATCATCAAGATTTGCAAGACAACTCTGCTTTCTTATTTGGCTTTACACCCAGACATTTACATGGAAGTCTGTAAATCTCTTTCGGAGAGACTTTACAAAAAGTATATTTTAATACAAAAAATTTCGATTCATAACGCAGCAGAAAGATTAAAAGAGGTCATAGAAATGATGAAAAAAGAAAAGGAAAATCAAGAACGTTATACATTCGAAGTTCCACTCACAAGACAGCAATTGGCATCACTTACCGGTCTGTGTCTTGAAACCACCATCAGAACAATTAAAAGAATGGAGCATGATAAGATGCTTCTCATTAAAAACCGTAAAATAATGTACTAA
- a CDS encoding YcxB family protein: MKLKAKVTIRQYLKILFSLTYSKPIMIFLICFALLLVLWIALYHLNILNLPEPIIYQYITLLLIAVIHPTVIFTTILRNYYSSNHLRETLDMDLAEDKIKIRGESFYMEILWTKIYKVVEKKNWFLIYQNNLSAILIPKKELSLEQIKQIQKILESVKTIK, from the coding sequence ATGAAGTTAAAAGCAAAAGTGACCATCCGACAATATTTAAAAATATTATTTAGCTTAACATATTCAAAGCCAATAATGATATTTCTTATCTGTTTTGCGTTATTACTCGTGCTATGGATTGCGCTTTACCACTTAAATATTTTAAATCTTCCAGAACCTATAATTTATCAATATATCACTTTACTTTTAATTGCTGTAATTCATCCAACCGTGATATTTACTACAATTCTAAGAAACTATTACTCGAGCAATCATTTAAGGGAAACGCTGGATATGGATTTAGCCGAAGATAAGATAAAAATCAGAGGTGAATCTTTCTATATGGAAATTCTCTGGACGAAAATCTATAAAGTTGTTGAAAAGAAAAATTGGTTTCTAATCTATCAAAACAATTTATCTGCGATTTTGATTCCTAAAAAAGAGCTATCGCTAGAGCAAATAAAGCAAATTCAAAAAATTTTAGAATCAGTAAAAACTATTAAATGA
- a CDS encoding DUF3872 domain-containing protein has translation MKNYINKVKRILQILYVIPILLLTETILSSCTDEELEIKQNFPFEVSVMPVSKNISNGETVEIRLKILSGGNFKGTQYYIRYFQFDGTGILKYYNDIPYSQNDSYALQAKEFRLYYTSTSTVSQSFKIWISDSFGNEKEIEFQFNSKD, from the coding sequence ATGAAAAATTATATTAATAAAGTGAAACGAATTTTACAGATTTTGTATGTCATCCCGATTCTTCTTTTAACAGAAACAATATTATCATCGTGCACTGATGAAGAACTTGAAATCAAGCAGAACTTCCCATTTGAAGTCTCTGTTATGCCAGTATCAAAAAATATTTCTAATGGTGAAACGGTAGAAATCAGACTAAAGATTCTATCAGGTGGAAATTTTAAGGGAACTCAGTATTATATTAGATATTTTCAGTTTGACGGAACAGGAATTTTAAAATACTATAATGATATTCCTTACTCCCAAAATGATTCTTATGCATTACAGGCTAAAGAGTTTCGCCTATATTACACGTCAACATCAACAGTGTCGCAAAGTTTTAAAATTTGGATTTCGGATAGCTTTGGAAATGAGAAAGAAATTGAATTTCAATTCAATAGCAAAGATTAA
- a CDS encoding conjugal transfer protein TraO: MVLLLIGNTISAQRMLPKQKGIEISSGKLLSENSDNFFLNAGLVVHSKKGNYMLYVLEYSKETVPYRTNDIAIETYFAEAGYIFNMIANNKKSLMFNVTLSAVAGYESLNRGERLLNDGSLLINESSFVYGAEGRLSVEYYLSDRFSVIASSRTKLLWNTSRDPLRASTGIGLRVNL, translated from the coding sequence ATGGTACTACTTTTAATAGGTAATACCATAAGCGCACAAAGAATGCTTCCAAAACAAAAGGGTATTGAAATCAGTAGTGGAAAGCTACTTTCTGAAAATTCAGATAACTTTTTTCTCAATGCCGGTCTTGTCGTTCATTCCAAAAAAGGAAATTATATGCTCTATGTATTAGAATATTCCAAAGAAACAGTCCCCTACAGAACTAATGATATCGCCATTGAAACTTACTTTGCCGAGGCAGGTTATATCTTTAATATGATTGCAAATAATAAGAAAAGTTTAATGTTTAATGTAACATTATCTGCTGTTGCAGGCTATGAAAGTTTAAATAGGGGAGAGCGCCTTCTTAATGATGGATCATTACTCATTAATGAATCTTCATTTGTGTATGGAGCAGAGGGAAGATTAAGTGTTGAATATTATCTTTCAGATCGTTTTTCAGTGATAGCTTCTTCCAGAACGAAATTGCTTTGGAATACTTCTCGGGATCCCTTGAGGGCATCAACAGGAATCGGGCTAAGAGTTAATTTATAA
- the traN gene encoding conjugative transposon protein TraN, whose amino-acid sequence MNNIIKQWVTFILIAFSISPILSQEMPQFASLSEARLEPYKMEVTYNKTTHLLFPSPIRYVDLGSENLIANKAEDVGNVLRIKAGVKDFEEETNFSVITQDGKFYSFDVFYSSYPETLNYDLLKLQRQHEKEHSTEVLLEDLKGESASLTELLMKTLYGNPKRTIKHIGNKSFGMHFLLESLNVHDGKFYFVLKFRNKSNLPYNIDFVSFKIVDKKNLKRTIVQDKVLTPIREYMITKTINHQSDEKVVFLLDQFTLLEDQVLEIEVFEKEGGRHQKIQVENADLIHATFVKDMHLKLN is encoded by the coding sequence ATGAATAATATAATTAAACAATGGGTGACCTTTATCCTTATAGCGTTTTCAATAAGTCCAATCTTATCTCAGGAAATGCCTCAATTTGCTTCTTTGAGTGAAGCCAGATTAGAGCCGTATAAAATGGAAGTCACCTACAATAAAACAACCCATTTGTTATTCCCATCACCGATCCGCTATGTTGATTTGGGAAGCGAAAATCTTATTGCCAACAAAGCAGAGGATGTAGGAAATGTTCTACGGATTAAAGCAGGAGTAAAAGATTTTGAAGAAGAGACCAATTTCTCAGTTATTACGCAGGACGGTAAATTTTACAGCTTTGATGTATTTTACAGTTCGTATCCTGAGACTTTAAATTATGATCTTCTTAAACTGCAAAGACAGCATGAAAAAGAACATTCTACAGAAGTTTTATTGGAAGATCTTAAAGGAGAATCAGCTTCATTAACAGAGCTGTTGATGAAAACATTGTACGGAAATCCCAAAAGAACGATCAAGCATATCGGAAATAAAAGTTTCGGAATGCATTTTCTGTTGGAATCCTTAAATGTACATGATGGAAAATTTTATTTTGTACTTAAATTCAGAAATAAAAGCAATCTTCCATACAATATCGATTTTGTCAGTTTCAAGATCGTCGATAAGAAAAATCTAAAGCGGACAATTGTACAGGATAAAGTGCTGACTCCAATTCGTGAATATATGATTACCAAAACAATTAATCATCAATCCGATGAAAAGGTGGTTTTTCTTCTGGATCAATTCACTTTACTGGAAGATCAGGTATTGGAAATTGAAGTTTTTGAAAAAGAGGGTGGAAGACATCAGAAAATTCAGGTAGAAAATGCTGACTTGATCCATGCAACGTTTGTGAAGGACATGCATTTAAAACTAAACTAG
- the traM gene encoding conjugative transposon protein TraM, producing the protein MKDQNTTQVRVTEGSSGLSSNNELHESRKEQLEKLKKPLIYFLMAVVCAGCLYLIFKPKEKTILEDVGFNSAIPQAAEDKLQSDKQKAYEQQLLEQKNEEKKNALTTLSDYWKDPMNVQNGGSKSLTGQSLGTAGTMQSGDQNAVNSYRNAQQTLGSFYSRDDQEVSQLKREINRLKNESSQKDTAPAGTSINDQLELMEKSYQMAAKYLPTNASSENSEEKKVFEKQDEDKKLQVTTALPARKSIVSSLYREVSDSAFLASFHQNSFNDLQSSKEKNNLPNPNSIGAVIHETKTITAESMVILRLSQPMLLAKTYIPAGTILKATAKFQGGRLLLKISTIEYNGNIQQVEINVHDNDGQLGLNIPYSPEQNAATDILANMGQNSGTNIMMTQSAGQQIAADLTKGIVQGVSGYFQKKIRLPKVTVKAGHHVFLVSKK; encoded by the coding sequence ATGAAAGATCAGAATACAACCCAAGTGAGGGTTACTGAAGGAAGTTCCGGATTGTCATCGAACAATGAACTTCATGAAAGCAGAAAAGAACAGCTTGAAAAACTGAAGAAACCATTGATTTATTTTCTCATGGCAGTCGTCTGTGCAGGATGCCTATATCTTATTTTTAAACCAAAAGAAAAAACCATTCTTGAAGATGTGGGTTTTAATTCGGCAATTCCCCAGGCAGCAGAAGACAAATTACAGTCGGATAAGCAGAAAGCCTACGAACAGCAATTGCTGGAGCAGAAAAATGAAGAGAAGAAAAATGCTCTTACGACGCTGTCAGATTACTGGAAAGACCCGATGAATGTACAAAACGGAGGTTCTAAAAGTTTAACCGGGCAATCTTTAGGAACTGCTGGTACAATGCAGTCAGGTGACCAAAATGCAGTCAACAGCTACCGAAATGCACAGCAGACATTGGGATCTTTTTACAGCAGAGATGACCAGGAAGTTAGTCAACTGAAGAGGGAGATTAACAGACTGAAAAATGAATCATCGCAAAAAGATACAGCACCTGCTGGAACAAGCATTAATGATCAGCTTGAACTGATGGAAAAGTCCTATCAGATGGCTGCCAAGTATCTTCCGACGAATGCAAGCTCAGAGAATTCAGAAGAAAAAAAAGTTTTTGAAAAGCAGGATGAAGATAAAAAACTTCAAGTGACTACTGCCTTACCAGCAAGAAAAAGCATCGTATCCAGTCTGTATCGTGAAGTCAGTGACAGTGCTTTTCTAGCAAGCTTTCATCAAAACAGTTTTAATGACCTGCAAAGCAGTAAGGAAAAAAATAATCTTCCCAATCCAAACAGCATAGGGGCGGTGATCCATGAAACAAAAACCATTACCGCCGAAAGTATGGTCATCTTAAGGCTCTCACAGCCGATGCTTTTAGCAAAGACTTACATACCGGCAGGCACTATACTCAAAGCAACTGCAAAATTTCAGGGGGGAAGGTTATTGTTGAAAATTTCAACTATTGAATACAACGGCAATATTCAGCAGGTTGAAATCAATGTGCATGATAACGACGGTCAATTAGGACTCAATATTCCTTATTCTCCGGAACAAAATGCAGCCACTGATATTTTAGCGAATATGGGACAAAATTCGGGAACCAATATTATGATGACCCAATCAGCAGGACAGCAGATTGCGGCAGACTTGACAAAAGGAATTGTTCAGGGTGTATCAGGATATTTCCAGAAAAAGATCAGGCTTCCTAAAGTTACTGTAAAAGCAGGACATCATGTTTTTCTGGTCTCAAAAAAATAA
- the traK gene encoding conjugative transposon protein TraK has translation MEFKTLRNIENSFKQIRLFTFVFALLCFGIVGLVIFKSYQFAEDQRQKIYVLDNGKSLMVALSQDMSINRPVEAREHVRRFHELFFTIAPDKNAIESNVKRAFNLADQSAFNYYKDLSEKGYYNRIISGNIQQRIEVDSVVANFNNYPYQVQTFARQFIIRSSNLTIRSLITNCSLVNSVRSDSNPQGFTIEKFNVVENKDVETVDR, from the coding sequence ATGGAATTTAAAACTTTAAGAAATATAGAAAACAGTTTCAAGCAGATCCGGTTATTCACCTTTGTTTTTGCCTTGTTATGCTTTGGGATAGTGGGACTGGTCATCTTCAAATCTTATCAATTTGCAGAAGACCAGCGACAGAAGATTTACGTTTTGGACAACGGAAAATCTTTGATGGTGGCGCTTTCTCAGGACATGTCGATCAACCGTCCTGTAGAGGCAAGAGAACATGTGAGGCGTTTTCATGAGCTTTTCTTCACGATTGCTCCTGATAAAAATGCGATTGAGAGCAATGTCAAAAGAGCATTCAATCTGGCTGATCAGTCTGCCTTCAATTACTACAAAGACCTTTCTGAAAAAGGATATTACAACAGAATAATCTCAGGAAATATTCAGCAGAGAATTGAAGTCGACAGTGTTGTTGCCAACTTCAATAACTATCCATATCAAGTACAAACTTTTGCCCGTCAATTTATTATCAGATCCAGTAATCTGACCATAAGAAGTTTGATCACGAACTGTTCCTTAGTAAACTCAGTCAGATCAGACAGCAATCCTCAGGGATTTACCATTGAAAAATTCAACGTAGTCGAGAACAAAGATGTTGAAACAGTTGACCGTTAA
- the traJ gene encoding conjugative transposon protein TraJ gives MEPDNLHELLRSVYDEMMPLCADMAAVAKGVAGLGALFYVAIKVWQALSRAEPIDLFPMLRPFAIGICIMFFSTLVLGSINGVLSPIVQGSHSMLEDQVLDLNELQQKKDLLEREAMLRNPEMAYLISDEEFDKKLEALGWSPSDLVTMSGMYIEREMFSIKKDIRDGFREFLEILFQSATLVIDVIRTFFLIVLSILGPIAFAISVWDGFQSTLTQWLTRYISVYLWLPVADMFSAILAKIQSLIIEKDIEMLADPNFIPDTSNTVYIIYMIIGIIGYFTIPTVTGWIIQAGGAGNFTRNVNQTAQKSGNIAGAAAGSATGNISGRLLK, from the coding sequence ATGGAACCCGATAACTTACACGAATTACTTCGCTCTGTTTACGATGAGATGATGCCGTTATGTGCAGACATGGCTGCTGTTGCAAAAGGGGTTGCAGGATTAGGAGCCCTGTTTTATGTTGCCATCAAAGTATGGCAGGCATTAAGCCGTGCAGAACCTATTGATCTGTTTCCGATGTTAAGACCCTTTGCGATTGGAATCTGCATCATGTTTTTTTCAACGCTTGTGCTCGGAAGCATTAACGGCGTATTAAGTCCCATCGTTCAGGGAAGCCATTCCATGTTGGAAGATCAGGTGTTGGATCTCAACGAACTCCAGCAAAAGAAAGACTTATTGGAAAGAGAGGCCATGCTTCGAAATCCTGAAATGGCCTATCTGATCTCCGATGAAGAATTTGACAAAAAACTGGAAGCACTCGGCTGGTCACCTTCAGATCTGGTCACCATGTCCGGAATGTACATCGAAAGAGAAATGTTCTCCATCAAAAAAGACATCAGAGACGGTTTCCGGGAATTTCTCGAGATCTTGTTTCAGTCCGCTACACTGGTGATTGATGTCATAAGAACATTTTTCCTTATTGTTCTATCAATACTTGGTCCCATCGCATTTGCCATATCGGTATGGGATGGATTTCAGAGTACTCTCACCCAATGGCTTACCCGATACATCAGTGTGTATTTATGGCTTCCGGTTGCCGACATGTTCAGTGCAATCCTTGCCAAGATTCAGTCCTTGATCATCGAAAAAGATATTGAGATGCTGGCTGACCCCAACTTCATTCCCGATACCTCCAACACCGTGTACATTATCTATATGATCATCGGCATCATCGGATATTTTACCATTCCTACGGTAACAGGCTGGATCATACAGGCAGGAGGAGCCGGAAACTTCACGAGAAACGTTAATCAGACTGCGCAGAAATCAGGAAACATTGCCGGAGCGGCTGCAGGGTCAGCGACAGGAAATATTTCAGGAAGATTATTAAAATAA
- a CDS encoding DUF4141 domain-containing protein, with the protein MVAVLATTTSLKAQFVVTDPANLASGILNSANEIVQTSNTVSNVVKNFNEVKKVYEQGKEYYDKLKAVNNLVKDARKVQQTVLMVGDVSEMYVNNFGKMLNDPNFNAQELTAIANGYSQLLNESTELLKDLKQIVNTSSLSLNDKERMDIIDRVYKDVKDYHNLVRYYTNKNISVSYLRAKKQNNTQRVLNLYGTANQKYW; encoded by the coding sequence ATGGTAGCAGTTCTTGCTACAACAACCTCATTAAAAGCACAATTCGTAGTGACCGATCCTGCCAATCTCGCTTCAGGAATTCTGAACTCCGCCAATGAGATTGTACAAACTTCCAACACCGTTTCCAATGTCGTTAAAAACTTCAATGAAGTCAAAAAAGTCTATGAACAGGGAAAGGAATATTATGATAAACTGAAAGCCGTCAATAATCTGGTCAAAGATGCAAGAAAAGTTCAGCAGACCGTACTGATGGTTGGCGATGTTTCGGAAATGTATGTCAATAATTTCGGAAAGATGCTGAACGATCCCAATTTCAATGCTCAGGAACTGACCGCTATTGCCAATGGCTACTCTCAACTCCTGAATGAGAGCACCGAGCTGCTGAAGGATCTTAAACAGATTGTCAATACGAGCAGCCTTTCCCTGAATGACAAAGAAAGAATGGACATTATTGACCGTGTTTACAAAGACGTAAAAGACTATCACAATCTGGTTCGCTATTATACGAACAAGAATATTTCTGTCAGCTATTTACGAGCTAAAAAACAGAACAATACCCAGAGAGTATTGAATTTGTACGGAACTGCCAATCAAAAATACTGGTAA